Proteins from a genomic interval of Calorimonas adulescens:
- the dapF gene encoding diaminopimelate epimerase yields the protein MEFVKMHGTGNDFILINEVEVGWQDIGNIAKRLCDRHFGIGADGLILVCKSNKFDARMRIINADGSEAEMCGNGIRCFAKYVYDRKIVTKKKMEIETLSGVVRPEVVTDDNDKVRMVRVDMGVPHLEPDSVPVRWEGRLINEPIAFGDKTLHISSVNTGVPHTVIFVSDIDSFPIEVYGPVIEKYNIFPVGTNVNFVQVMNRKRLMVRTWERGVGMTMACGSGACASAFISNVLGYIEREVIVSLPGGDLFVEVNNNIYMTGPCVEVFHGDISLWS from the coding sequence ATGGAATTTGTTAAAATGCATGGAACTGGCAACGACTTTATTTTAATAAATGAAGTTGAGGTAGGATGGCAAGACATAGGCAACATTGCTAAGAGGTTATGTGATCGGCATTTCGGAATTGGGGCAGACGGACTTATATTGGTATGTAAATCAAATAAATTTGATGCACGTATGAGAATAATTAATGCTGATGGTAGCGAAGCAGAGATGTGTGGGAATGGGATAAGATGCTTTGCAAAGTATGTATATGATAGAAAAATTGTAACAAAAAAGAAAATGGAAATAGAGACCTTATCCGGGGTTGTCAGGCCTGAGGTTGTTACTGATGATAATGATAAGGTAAGAATGGTACGGGTGGATATGGGGGTACCTCACTTGGAGCCAGACAGTGTTCCTGTTAGATGGGAGGGCCGTTTGATAAATGAACCAATAGCATTTGGTGATAAAACCTTACATATTTCATCTGTGAATACAGGTGTACCGCATACTGTTATTTTTGTCAGTGATATCGACAGCTTTCCAATAGAAGTTTATGGTCCTGTAATAGAGAAATATAATATATTTCCTGTAGGAACAAATGTAAACTTTGTCCAGGTAATGAACAGGAAGAGGTTGATGGTTAGGACATGGGAAAGGGGAGTCGGCATGACTATGGCATGTGGCTCAGGAGCCTGTGCCTCGGCTTTTATTTCAAATGTCTTAGGATATATTGAGAGGGAAGTAATTGTATCCCTGCCTGGAGGCGATCTGTTTGTGGAGGTTAACAATAATATATATATGACAGGGCCATGCGTCGAAGTATTTCATGGAGACATTAGTTTGTGGTCTTAA
- the spoIIM gene encoding stage II sporulation protein M gives MVGQLWSVFVKHFKNHIYLYFLCTLFTYIGIITGYMSTGSLSDIQRSELLNYINGFFQLFIDTDVSSSEVFTQSLINNFQIAFIIWILGATFICIPLILIVMGIRGFVFGFTLSFLVNNLQKNGIAFALLSLLPSNIFIIPGLIIMGVISINFSLYIFRNRSSGISNIFKDFIAYTLVMAAVFMIIVIGSLIEGYFSIYLIKVVIS, from the coding sequence TTGGTAGGACAACTTTGGAGTGTGTTTGTCAAACATTTTAAAAACCATATATATTTATACTTTCTATGTACACTTTTTACATATATTGGTATTATTACCGGCTATATGAGTACCGGGTCGCTATCTGATATTCAGCGCAGTGAGCTCCTAAACTATATTAACGGTTTTTTTCAATTGTTTATTGACACTGATGTGAGCAGCTCGGAGGTTTTTACCCAGTCCCTGATAAACAATTTTCAGATAGCTTTTATTATATGGATTCTCGGGGCTACATTTATCTGCATTCCTCTTATCTTAATTGTCATGGGAATCAGGGGGTTTGTATTCGGCTTTACCCTTTCCTTTCTTGTAAATAATTTGCAGAAAAACGGTATTGCCTTTGCTCTTTTATCCCTGCTACCTTCCAATATATTTATTATTCCCGGGTTAATTATTATGGGTGTGATATCAATTAATTTTTCTCTGTACATATTCAGAAACAGATCCAGTGGCATATCCAATATTTTCAAGGATTTTATTGCATATACGCTTGTTATGGCAGCGGTTTTTATGATAATAGTTATAGGTTCGCTGATAGAGGGTTATTTCTCAATATATTTGATTAAAGTTGTTATCAGTTGA
- a CDS encoding uracil-xanthine permease family protein gives MENIIKATKAKESVEEISGVKLLIVGIQHLFTMFGATVLVPLTTGMNVSVALFTAGVGTLLFHLITRFEVPIFLGSSFAYIAPIILVSKNMGGLQYAQGGIIVAGLLYVVFAALVKIIGAEKIKKLLPPIVTGPIIMVIGLNLAPTAVNMASENWLLAGIAFATVVVVNMYAKGFFKVIPVLFGLAAGYIASAILGYVDYTPIIEAKWFAMPAFTFPKFSWDAIAVIAPVALVTAIEHIGDVLSVSETVGKDFIKRPGLSVTLLGDGLATALAALLGGPANTTYSENTGVLALTKIYNPVVMEIAAISAICISVIGKFGAVISTIPQPVIGGISIVLFGMISSIGIKTIVNNNLDFGKTRNLLIAATILVLGIGGAVFDLGGNIKLAGMSLGAIAGIILNLILPEE, from the coding sequence ATGGAAAATATTATTAAAGCTACAAAGGCAAAGGAAAGTGTAGAAGAAATCAGTGGAGTTAAGTTACTCATAGTGGGCATCCAACATCTATTCACTATGTTTGGAGCCACTGTGCTTGTGCCACTTACTACTGGTATGAATGTTTCTGTTGCACTTTTTACTGCTGGAGTAGGAACACTGCTTTTTCATCTGATTACCAGGTTTGAGGTGCCTATATTTTTGGGGTCTTCCTTTGCGTATATTGCACCTATTATATTGGTTTCAAAGAACATGGGTGGATTGCAGTATGCTCAGGGTGGCATAATTGTAGCAGGTCTTCTGTATGTAGTATTTGCGGCACTGGTAAAGATTATCGGGGCAGAGAAAATAAAAAAATTGTTGCCACCGATAGTGACTGGTCCAATAATTATGGTTATTGGTTTGAACCTAGCACCGACTGCTGTTAATATGGCAAGCGAAAACTGGCTTTTGGCCGGTATAGCATTCGCAACTGTAGTTGTTGTCAACATGTATGCGAAAGGATTCTTTAAGGTTATACCTGTGCTGTTTGGACTGGCTGCAGGTTATATTGCTTCAGCTATTCTTGGATATGTAGATTACACGCCAATCATTGAGGCTAAATGGTTTGCAATGCCTGCCTTTACTTTTCCAAAGTTTAGCTGGGATGCAATAGCTGTAATAGCGCCTGTGGCTCTGGTAACTGCAATTGAGCATATAGGGGATGTGCTTTCTGTCAGCGAGACTGTGGGAAAAGATTTTATAAAGAGGCCTGGCCTTAGTGTTACTCTTTTGGGAGATGGTCTTGCAACCGCACTGGCAGCTCTATTAGGTGGGCCTGCAAATACCACATATTCTGAGAACACCGGTGTACTGGCTCTTACGAAGATCTACAATCCTGTTGTTATGGAGATAGCTGCGATATCCGCTATATGCATATCAGTTATAGGAAAGTTTGGCGCTGTTATTTCTACAATTCCTCAGCCGGTAATAGGGGGTATTTCCATCGTATTGTTTGGTATGATTTCAAGTATTGGAATAAAGACCATTGTTAATAACAATCTTGATTTTGGCAAGACAAGAAATTTGCTAATAGCAGCAACAATACTCGTTCTTGGAATCGGAGGAGCCGTATTTGACCTTGGTGGAAATATAAAGCTGGCAGGTATGAGTTTGGGTGCTATTGCGGGCATTATTTTAAATCTTATACTGCCTGAAGAATAA
- a CDS encoding glycosyltransferase family 2 protein, with the protein MEIIALVPAFNEAPRIAKVLDILTDIDYINSVYVIDDGSIDKTSEVAEQYNVILLRHIQNLGKGAALQTAIRLTSADYYLFIDADLIGLTAKHIDALIEPLFKDDKTVMSIGTFKRGGKTSVNLAQKYFYILNGQRCLRGSFAKELPDISWTRFGVEVFISKYAAMKNYKVCYPDLTGLTHYRKEEKMGFMRGFLYRLQMYREILHTYKEFQHHV; encoded by the coding sequence ATGGAAATAATTGCTCTTGTGCCAGCATTCAATGAGGCTCCCAGAATCGCTAAGGTGCTTGATATATTAACGGATATAGATTACATAAATTCAGTGTATGTGATAGATGATGGATCTATTGATAAAACCTCAGAGGTAGCAGAACAATATAATGTAATTCTCCTAAGACATATCCAAAACCTCGGTAAAGGTGCTGCGCTTCAAACAGCCATTAGACTCACCAGTGCTGACTACTACCTGTTTATAGACGCTGACCTGATAGGGCTAACAGCTAAACACATAGATGCTTTAATAGAACCACTTTTCAAAGATGATAAAACGGTAATGAGCATTGGCACGTTTAAACGAGGCGGTAAGACATCCGTCAATTTAGCCCAAAAATATTTTTACATATTGAACGGGCAAAGATGTCTTAGAGGAAGTTTTGCAAAAGAACTCCCAGACATATCATGGACTCGATTCGGCGTTGAGGTTTTTATTAGCAAATATGCTGCGATGAAAAATTATAAAGTATGCTATCCTGATCTTACAGGACTTACACACTATCGTAAAGAGGAAAAAATGGGTTTCATGCGAGGATTTCTATATAGATTACAGATGTACAGGGAAATTCTGCATACCTATAAAGAATTTCAACATCATGTTTAA
- the pyrR gene encoding bifunctional pyr operon transcriptional regulator/uracil phosphoribosyltransferase PyrR: MRFKAEIMDEKAMNRAITRMAHEIIEKNKEVSDVVLVGIKRRGYPLAQRIGREIFNIEGELVPIGAVDITFYRDDLKEAYKDPRVHKEELDFDVNDKIVVLVDDVIYTGRTARAAMEALIHHGRPQKIQLAVLVDRGHRELPIRPDYVGKNVPTSKSEIIAVEVVEIDGINRVTINEM; the protein is encoded by the coding sequence GTGAGGTTTAAAGCTGAAATAATGGATGAAAAGGCGATGAACAGGGCTATAACCAGGATGGCACATGAAATAATTGAAAAGAATAAGGAAGTTTCAGACGTGGTTCTGGTTGGAATTAAAAGGAGAGGCTATCCGTTGGCTCAAAGGATTGGCCGGGAGATATTTAATATTGAAGGTGAGCTGGTTCCTATAGGGGCAGTTGATATAACATTTTATAGGGATGATCTGAAGGAAGCATATAAGGACCCGAGGGTGCATAAAGAGGAACTCGATTTTGACGTTAATGATAAAATAGTTGTGCTGGTAGATGATGTAATTTATACAGGAAGGACAGCTAGAGCCGCCATGGAGGCATTGATTCATCACGGGAGACCGCAGAAAATTCAGCTGGCTGTTCTGGTGGATAGAGGGCACAGGGAGTTGCCTATAAGGCCGGATTATGTTGGTAAGAATGTGCCTACATCAAAGAGTGAGATCATAGCAGTAGAGGTAGTTGAGATAGATGGGATCAATAGGGTAACAATAAACGAGATGTAA
- a CDS encoding Rqc2 family fibronectin-binding protein translates to MPLDGLGLHALVYELKNTIIGSKIEKIYQPDRYEILLHLRKPQENIKLLINSHPVLSRICITTTDKKNPVNPPPFCMLLRKYLESGEIIDIKQKGLDRIIEITFKSWKDEILMLYIEIMGKYSNIILTDKEYKIIDSLRHVDPEMSRVRWVMPGEKYVYPPPQNKLNLLSSNNEDIIGALNIPSTGSMSNHIVKSLEGFSGFLANAILMSCKLNPSDNVDIKNMDRVIDEIIKIKNKLQNNQYEPTLYLEKNEYKDFLPFNFDMFDSIRFNSMSLMVDEFYSIKELKGLINDRSSSLLKIINSNLDRCYRKLENLQDELASGKERDKYKEYADLIMANLSNIHKGMKSINVVNIFSESTSPIEIPLDPSLSPVENAQRYYKKYNKLKNSIKYIEEQIEETIEEIEFLESELNNLQNIDSINEIEEIKNELEAIGYIKQDSKKKVLTIKSKPRHFLSSDGYDIYVGKNNYQNDELTLRLSSANDIWLHTKDIPGSHVIIKTNGNNITDETLDEAATLAAYYSKARHSSNVPVDYTLKKFVKKPSGAKPGRVIYTNQKTIFITPIEEKIKSLKRIED, encoded by the coding sequence ATGCCACTGGATGGATTAGGTCTACATGCTCTGGTTTACGAACTTAAAAATACTATTATAGGCAGTAAGATAGAAAAGATATACCAACCTGATAGATATGAAATCTTACTTCATCTGCGAAAACCACAGGAAAATATAAAACTGTTAATAAATTCTCACCCTGTGCTTTCAAGAATCTGCATTACAACAACTGACAAAAAGAATCCGGTTAATCCGCCACCTTTTTGCATGCTTCTTCGGAAATATCTCGAAAGTGGGGAAATAATTGATATAAAGCAAAAGGGATTGGATAGGATTATAGAGATTACCTTTAAAAGTTGGAAAGATGAAATATTAATGCTATATATCGAGATTATGGGAAAATACTCTAACATAATATTAACCGATAAAGAATACAAAATCATTGACTCACTAAGACATGTAGACCCAGAGATGAGTAGAGTAAGGTGGGTAATGCCAGGTGAAAAATATGTATATCCACCACCCCAGAACAAACTTAATCTGCTTTCATCAAACAATGAAGACATTATAGGAGCCCTAAATATACCATCGACTGGATCTATGTCAAATCATATAGTTAAAAGCCTTGAGGGTTTTAGCGGTTTTCTTGCCAACGCCATTTTAATGTCCTGTAAACTCAATCCTTCAGATAATGTGGATATAAAAAATATGGATAGAGTAATTGATGAGATTATTAAGATAAAAAATAAACTCCAGAACAACCAGTATGAACCAACCCTTTATCTGGAAAAAAATGAATATAAAGACTTTTTGCCCTTTAATTTTGATATGTTCGATTCCATAAGATTTAACAGTATGTCGCTTATGGTCGATGAGTTTTATAGTATAAAAGAACTTAAAGGACTTATAAACGACAGGTCCAGTTCACTTTTAAAGATAATTAATAGTAACCTCGACAGGTGTTATAGAAAGTTAGAAAACCTCCAAGATGAACTCGCTTCTGGCAAAGAAAGAGATAAATACAAGGAATATGCAGACCTTATAATGGCAAATTTGAGCAATATTCATAAGGGAATGAAGTCTATAAATGTGGTTAATATATTTTCTGAATCCACCAGCCCAATAGAAATCCCTTTAGACCCATCATTGAGCCCGGTAGAAAATGCCCAGCGCTATTATAAAAAATACAATAAACTTAAAAATTCAATTAAGTACATTGAGGAACAGATAGAAGAGACAATAGAAGAGATAGAATTCCTCGAATCTGAGTTAAATAACCTTCAAAATATAGACAGCATCAATGAAATTGAAGAGATAAAAAACGAACTGGAAGCTATTGGCTATATTAAGCAGGACAGTAAAAAGAAGGTGTTGACAATCAAATCAAAGCCGCGCCATTTTTTGTCTTCTGACGGTTACGATATATATGTGGGCAAAAATAATTATCAGAATGATGAACTTACGCTGAGGCTCTCATCGGCAAATGACATATGGCTTCATACAAAAGATATCCCAGGTTCCCATGTAATTATAAAAACAAATGGGAACAATATAACAGACGAGACCCTAGATGAGGCGGCAACACTGGCGGCTTATTATAGCAAGGCAAGACACTCCAGCAATGTCCCTGTAGACTATACATTAAAGAAATTTGTAAAGAAGCCCTCTGGTGCAAAACCAGGAAGGGTAATTTACACTAACCAGAAAACTATTTTTATAACACCTATAGAAGAAAAAATTAAATCCTTGAAAAGAATTGAGGATTAA
- a CDS encoding class I SAM-dependent rRNA methyltransferase: MAKLYLKRINIDRILNGHPWIFDNEISLVEGEYSPGDVVEVYDYKKKFIGKGFISPKSKIRIRLLTRNKDENIDENFIRNKVVEACEYRKRIMDISSCRLIYGEADGLPGLIVDKFGDYLVLQSLTIGIEKFKQVVVDVLIDIIAPKGIYERNDVPVRELEGIKQQSGYLYGSFDPMQQFEENGLKFWVDMKNGQKTGYFLDQKENRMSIKSFVQGANVLDCFCNTGSFSVHAAFFGAASVMGIDISPNVLEIAKKNAELNNVSEICTFKEANVFDMLKEYDEEGKKYDVIILDPPAFTKSSKTVGNAYRGYKEINLRAMKLLPPGGILITSSCSQHINREEFLNIIVDAARDTKRKLRLIEFRGQAKDHPILPASRETNYLKFAILEVR, encoded by the coding sequence ATGGCAAAATTATATTTAAAAAGAATAAATATTGATAGGATATTAAATGGACATCCATGGATATTTGATAATGAAATATCTCTGGTTGAAGGGGAATATTCTCCGGGTGATGTGGTGGAGGTTTACGATTACAAAAAGAAGTTTATTGGGAAGGGTTTTATAAGCCCTAAGTCTAAAATACGTATCAGGCTGCTTACCAGAAATAAAGATGAAAATATCGATGAAAATTTCATCAGGAATAAAGTTGTTGAGGCATGTGAATATAGAAAGAGAATTATGGATATATCTTCCTGTCGTTTGATTTATGGCGAAGCAGATGGCCTCCCCGGTCTTATAGTGGATAAGTTTGGTGACTATCTTGTACTTCAGTCACTTACAATAGGAATTGAAAAATTTAAACAGGTTGTTGTTGATGTACTCATAGACATAATAGCCCCTAAAGGCATATATGAGAGAAATGATGTTCCTGTAAGGGAACTGGAAGGTATAAAACAGCAAAGCGGATATCTTTACGGCAGTTTTGATCCAATGCAGCAATTTGAAGAAAACGGGTTAAAATTCTGGGTGGATATGAAAAATGGCCAGAAAACAGGATATTTTTTAGATCAAAAAGAAAATAGAATGTCGATAAAATCCTTTGTACAGGGTGCTAATGTACTTGACTGTTTTTGCAATACCGGTTCTTTCTCAGTACATGCAGCCTTCTTTGGTGCTGCAAGCGTAATGGGGATAGATATATCACCAAATGTACTTGAAATTGCAAAGAAAAACGCTGAGCTCAACAATGTATCGGAAATCTGCACATTCAAAGAAGCAAACGTATTTGATATGCTCAAGGAATACGATGAAGAGGGGAAAAAATATGATGTAATCATTCTTGACCCGCCGGCGTTTACCAAGAGCAGCAAAACAGTAGGGAATGCGTATCGTGGCTATAAAGAAATCAACTTAAGGGCCATGAAACTGTTGCCACCCGGAGGAATTTTAATCACATCCTCATGTTCCCAGCATATAAATCGCGAGGAATTTTTAAATATCATAGTCGATGCAGCAAGGGATACCAAAAGAAAGTTGCGATTGATAGAGTTTCGCGGCCAGGCCAAAGACCACCCAATTTTGCCAGCCTCAAGAGAGACCAACTATTTGAAATTTGCAATATTAGAAGTAAGGTAA